The Chthonomonadales bacterium genome contains the following window.
GAGGACCTGGGCTATCTCTGAGCGGCCGCCAGTCTGCCCGCTCGCGCGCTGAAGGAACGCCGCGAGCCGCCGCGGAACATAGCGATCGGGCCGTTTGGCCCACGCCAGACCGGTCCGGCAACCACGGGAGGTTTATCGCCAATGCATCATCCCACTGATTCGGAGATCTCGCGCCGCTCCTTCATGATGGCCTCGCTGGCCGGAGCCGCCCTCGCCGGCCTTCCGGAGTGGTTCGCGAGTGAGGCGCGCGCGGCGGGATCTGCGGCGACGGCCGGGATCCGTCGCCAACCCGGCGCCAACGACCGGATCAACATCGGCGTGATCGGGCCTGGCGGCAGCAAGGGCGGCTTCCGCCAGGGCCTCAATGACACGCGGTGGGCCGCCAGCAAGCCCGGCGTCAAGGTCGTGGCCGCGTGCGACGTCGACCGTACCCATCGGGATGAGGCCGCCGCCGCGTTCGGCCCGGACTGCGCCCCGTACGACGACTTCCGCGAGCTTCTTGCGCGCAAGGACATCGATGCCGTCGTGATCGGCACGCCCGACCACTGGCACGCCGCCATCGCCGCCGCCGCGGTCCGCGCCGGCAAGGATGTCTACTGCGAGAAGCCACTCACGCTCACCATCGACCAGGGCAAGCAGCTCGTACGCATCGTGCGACAGCGCAACGCCGTGTTCCAGGTGGGCAGCCAGCAGCGCTCCGACGCCCGCTTCCGCCTGGCCTGCGAGCTCGTCCGAAACGGGCGCGTCGGCAAACTCCGCAAGGTGACCGCGCACCTGCCAACGGGGCCCACCGGCGGCCCGTTCGCCGTGAAGCCGGTGCCCTCCGACTTCAACTTCGACATGTGGCTCGGGCCCGCCCCGGCGGCCGACTACCTGCCGGAGCGCACGCACGGCAGCTTCCGCTGGTGGCTCGACTACTCGGGCGGCATGCTCACCGACTGGGGCGCTCACCACAACGACATCGCGCAATGGGGCATCGGGGCCGACGGCTCCGGCCCGGCGAGCGTGCAGGCTAACGGGCACGGACCGATCATCGGCGTCAACTGTTACAGCACCTTCCCCGAGTTCGACGTGACCTACGAGTACCCTGACGGAGTGACGCTCCTCACCACGAACAAGGGTGAGAACGGGGTGGACTTCGAGGGCGACGGCGGTTCCATCTTCGTGAGCCGCGACACGATCCGCGCCAGTGACCCGCGGCTGATCGAGGACCCGCTGCCCTCCAACGCCACGCGGCTCTACGTCTCCGACGATCACATGGCCGACTTCCTGTCCTGCATGAGGTCGCGTAAGCGGCCCATCTGCGACGTGGAGATCGGCCATCGGTCCGTCACCACCTGCCACCTCGCCAACATCTCGCTGCGGCTGGGCGGACGCCGCCTGCAATGGGACCCGGAGCGCGAGGAGTTCGGCGGCGACGCCGAGGCCAACGCCATGCTGGCGCGCCCCGTGCGCCACGGTTGGAAGGTCTAGGCTCTTCCGCGGGCGCCCGCCATCGGCGCGGGGGCGGGCGCTGCCGCATGTGACCGTCCGCGCGCCAGAGGAGCCAGCCCATGCAGTGGATCGCGTTCGCCGCCCTTGCGGCCCTCCCCGTAGCGGTCTGCGCAAGCGCCGCCGGCCAGCCGCCCGCTCCCGCCCGCGCGCTCCGCTTCGCCGCCGCCAGCAAGGGCGACGCGCTGGCATGGCAGCGGGCCTGCCGCCGCAAGCTCTTCGAGACGATGATGGGCGGCTCGCAGCCTCGCCGGGTCCCGCTCGCTCCCCAGACCCTGCGCCGCGTCGAGGTGCCGGCAGGCGGTTACGCGCTTGAGGAGGTGACCATCCAGACGCTCCCAGACCGGCGCGCGCACCTCTGGCTGGCTGTGCCGCTCTCGCCGCGCCGCCGCGGCCCCGCCGTCCTCGCGCTCCATGGTCACGGCGGAACGGGCGAGCAGATCGTGCGCGGCCAGGGCCTCTACTGGTATGGCCGCGCCCTCGCCGAGATGGGCTACGTGGTGGCCGCGCCGGACATCGGCTCCCACGACCTTCAGCACCCCGGGTGGTCACTGATGGGCGAGCGCGTGTGGGATGCCCTGCGCGTCGTGGACTACCTGGCGTCGCGCCCCGAGGTCGACGCCGGGCGCATGGCCGTAGGCGGGCTCTCGCTCGGCGGCGAGACGACGATGTACGTGGCCGCGCTCGACGAGCGGCTGAAGGCGGCCGACAGCTCGGGATGGCTCACGACCGTGGCGAACATGCGTAACGGCCACTGCACCTGCTACGACTTCCCCGGTCTGGCGCCCAACTTCGACTTCTCCGACATCTTCGGGTGCATCGCGCCGCGGCCGCTGATATGTGAGATCGGGGAGCGTGAGCGCGCGCCGGGCGGCTTCCCGGTCGGTGTTGCCCGCGAAGCATGGAGCGGCGTTCAGGCCGCATACCGCGCCTTCGGCGCCGAGGATCGCGCTTCGCTCGCGATCCACCCGGGCGGCCATGTGTTCGTCGGCACGGCCTTCTGGCGGCCGCTGCGCGCGGCCATCGGCACGCCGACGCCGTGGGCGCCCGAGGCCGGCTCGCCAACCGCGGAGGCGCTGCGCCGTGGCGAGATCGCCCGCCGTGCCTTCTGCCGAGCCCGCGCCCTCCTCGACGGCTGGTGGGCCTACCGTGACCCCGCGACCGACATGACGCCCCGCACGCTCGACCAGCCGGTGTGGGCGCCGAACGACAACGCGGCCGACATGTTCCCCTTCCTCTTCATGACCGCGCGCTACCTGCGGCCCGAGCGCGAGCCCGACCTGCTACGCCTCCTGGAGACGGAGCGCCGGATCACCAACCGCGTGGGCGCGCTGCCGGACTGGCTGGACCTCAACACGAAGCGGTGGGTGCACGCCGAGCCCGACACGCGACGCCTCGTCTTCAACGCCGCCGAGTACTGCAAGGACGGCCTGCTGCCCATGACGGAGTCGCTCGGCCAGGGGCCGTGGACGGTGCGCATGGTCGAGATGCTCGACGACATCTTCGAGGCCGCTCCCGTGCAGAGCGAGTTCGGCTCGCTGCCCGCCGACGACACCGAGGTGAACGGCGACCTGTTGCAGGCCCTGACTCGAATGCACGCGATGACGCGCGAACCACGCTACCTGAAGTGGGCCGAGCGCATCGCCGACGCCTATTTCCTAGAGGTGCTGCCCCGCTCCGGCGGCCTACCCGCCCGGCGCTGGGACTTCGCTCGCCACGCTCCCATCGACACCGCGCTGAGCCTGAACGACCACGGCAACGAAATCGTCGGCGGTCTCTCCGAGGCCTACGTGGCGGCGACCACCTTCGACCCGCCGGCCGCGGCGCGCTACCGCGCCCCGTTCATCGCCATGCTGCGCCGCCTGCTCGAGGTCGCCCGTAACCCCGATGGCCTCTGGGTGGGTGCGGTACGCACGACCACCGGCGAGGTGACCGTCAGGGCAACGCCGGATACCTGGGGCTACGCCCTCACGGCGGTCGCGACGGGCGCGATGGTCACCCGCGACCGCACGATCGAGGACGCCGTGCTGCGGGCGCTGCGGGCCATCGACAAGCCGGCATACCTGGAGTGGAACGGGGCGGACTCCTATGCCGACAGCATCGAGGGCGGCCTGCTCCTGCTCAACCGCTACCCGGAGCCGGCGGTTGCCCGCTGGCTCGACGCCATCCTGCCCGTCTTCCTCGGCAAGCAGCAGGACTCCGGCGTCGTGGAGGGCTGGTACGGCGACGGCAACTACGCCCGAACCGCGCTGATGGCGGCGTTCTACTTCACGCGCGGAGCGACATGCCATCCGTGGCGCGACGACCTGCGCTTCGGCGCGGTCACGGAGGGCAAAGGCGTCCGGCTTGCGCTGCGGGCGGATCGCGCATGGGAGGGCCGGGTGCGTTTTGACACGCCCCGCCACCGTCTGCACATGCGCCTGCCGCTGAACTACCCGAGGCTCAACGAGTTCCCCGAGTGGTTCACCGCCGACCCGGACGCGACGTACCGCGTGCGCGTCGACGGCGGCGCCTGGCGCACCGTCGGCGGCGCGGAGCTTGCGCGCGGATTGGCGCTCACGGCATCGCCCGGCGCGACATGCGAGGTCGAGGTGCAGCCGGCCGCGTGAGGAGCGGCGCCCGGCGCGTGAGGAACGCGCCAACGGCCGGGCCGATCGCGTGCACGGCGGGCGATGCTGGCCTCGGCGCCACGCTAGGCAATCCCGACTGCTGCGCCCGCACGGACACCCTGGCGGGCCTGGACCACCTCTGGGTCGCGGCGACGG
Protein-coding sequences here:
- a CDS encoding Gfo/Idh/MocA family oxidoreductase, whose translation is MHHPTDSEISRRSFMMASLAGAALAGLPEWFASEARAAGSAATAGIRRQPGANDRINIGVIGPGGSKGGFRQGLNDTRWAASKPGVKVVAACDVDRTHRDEAAAAFGPDCAPYDDFRELLARKDIDAVVIGTPDHWHAAIAAAAVRAGKDVYCEKPLTLTIDQGKQLVRIVRQRNAVFQVGSQQRSDARFRLACELVRNGRVGKLRKVTAHLPTGPTGGPFAVKPVPSDFNFDMWLGPAPAADYLPERTHGSFRWWLDYSGGMLTDWGAHHNDIAQWGIGADGSGPASVQANGHGPIIGVNCYSTFPEFDVTYEYPDGVTLLTTNKGENGVDFEGDGGSIFVSRDTIRASDPRLIEDPLPSNATRLYVSDDHMADFLSCMRSRKRPICDVEIGHRSVTTCHLANISLRLGGRRLQWDPEREEFGGDAEANAMLARPVRHGWKV
- a CDS encoding acetylxylan esterase, which codes for MQWIAFAALAALPVAVCASAAGQPPAPARALRFAAASKGDALAWQRACRRKLFETMMGGSQPRRVPLAPQTLRRVEVPAGGYALEEVTIQTLPDRRAHLWLAVPLSPRRRGPAVLALHGHGGTGEQIVRGQGLYWYGRALAEMGYVVAAPDIGSHDLQHPGWSLMGERVWDALRVVDYLASRPEVDAGRMAVGGLSLGGETTMYVAALDERLKAADSSGWLTTVANMRNGHCTCYDFPGLAPNFDFSDIFGCIAPRPLICEIGERERAPGGFPVGVAREAWSGVQAAYRAFGAEDRASLAIHPGGHVFVGTAFWRPLRAAIGTPTPWAPEAGSPTAEALRRGEIARRAFCRARALLDGWWAYRDPATDMTPRTLDQPVWAPNDNAADMFPFLFMTARYLRPEREPDLLRLLETERRITNRVGALPDWLDLNTKRWVHAEPDTRRLVFNAAEYCKDGLLPMTESLGQGPWTVRMVEMLDDIFEAAPVQSEFGSLPADDTEVNGDLLQALTRMHAMTREPRYLKWAERIADAYFLEVLPRSGGLPARRWDFARHAPIDTALSLNDHGNEIVGGLSEAYVAATTFDPPAAARYRAPFIAMLRRLLEVARNPDGLWVGAVRTTTGEVTVRATPDTWGYALTAVATGAMVTRDRTIEDAVLRALRAIDKPAYLEWNGADSYADSIEGGLLLLNRYPEPAVARWLDAILPVFLGKQQDSGVVEGWYGDGNYARTALMAAFYFTRGATCHPWRDDLRFGAVTEGKGVRLALRADRAWEGRVRFDTPRHRLHMRLPLNYPRLNEFPEWFTADPDATYRVRVDGGAWRTVGGAELARGLALTASPGATCEVEVQPAA